One Cydia pomonella isolate Wapato2018A chromosome 15, ilCydPomo1, whole genome shotgun sequence DNA window includes the following coding sequences:
- the LOC133525626 gene encoding 23 kDa integral membrane protein-like, translating to MGCGEFLVKYILFFANLFFALSGLALLGIGVAVQLKVTAITSLIDGWYEFGPIATMVVGSIVFFIAFLGCCGAIRESNCMLVTYSIFMIVLMVLKIALATIVFVNADSLATSIKNEFNNVFLNNQTEFHKIETALTCCGTEGGQSYGVNIVSLPSSCCAEGAAACTLLNSYPGCNSRAEDFINTFSTAIGAVCIVVAALELVAVVFGLCLANHVRNRDRRTRY from the exons ATGGGGTGTGGTGAATTTCTAGTCAAATATATCCTATTTTTTGCCAACTTGTTCTTTGCG TTATCAGGCCTCGCACTCCTGGGTATCGGAGTAGCCGTTCAGCTGAAGGTCACAGCGATAACCAGCCTCATCGATGGCTGGTACGAGTTCGGACCCATCGCCACCATGGTGGTGGGGTCCATAGTGTTCTTCATCGCCTTCCTTGGATGCTGCGGTGCTATTAGGGAGAGCAACTGCATGTTGGTTACT TACTCAATCTTCATGATCGTGCTGATGGTGCTGAAGATAGCTCTGGCGACGATAGTGTTCGTGAACGCCGACTCTCTGGCCACCAGTATCAAGAACGAGTTCAACAACGTCTTCCTTAACAACCAGACGGAGTTCCACAAGATCGAAACCGCG CTCACTTGCTGCGGTACAGAAGGCGGCCAGTCCTACGGGGTGAACATCGTTTCTCTGCCATCGAGCTGCTGCGCCGAGGGTGCTGCCGCCTGTACCCTGCTCAACTCGTATCCTGGATGCAACTCGCGCGCCGAGGACTTCATCAACACCTTCAGCACGGCGATTGGAGCTGTTTGCATTGTCGTCGCTGCGTTGGAG CTGGTGGCAGTGGTGTTCGGCCTCTGCCTCGCCAACCACGTGCGAAACAGGGACAGAAGAACACGTTACTGA